A region of the Sporomusaceae bacterium FL31 genome:
AAGTGCAACTACTTCTTCGAATGTTATCTATTATCCCGTATATGTCGACGTTGATTCCGATGATGGGCTATTGTATCCGACAATGACAGCCAGAGTGACCATTCAGGTAGGCGAAAGCAGCAATGCATTGGTGGTACCATTGGCGGCCATAAAAGAAGAAAAGGGGCAAAAATTTGTTCAAGTTGTAGAAAATAGTCAAGCACGGAGGGTTCCAGTACAATCTGGTCTAAGTGACGATTCTAAGGTCGAAATAGTCAGCGGGCTTCATGAAGGCGATCAAATTATTGTACCTGCAGCAAAAGCAAAGAGTACTACATCCAATACCCAAAGGCTGGGGCCGCCGCCACCGATGTAAGCAGAATCCCTAATTTTTATTGCGGTGTATCTGGGGATTTTACAGTCATGCTAGACGGCGATATTGTTGTTTGCAGCAGCAAGCGTGGTTTGATCAAGGGTTTGACAACTGATGCTATTATTGCAACTTTGCAGGAATGGCTTATCAGTTTGTACCCCTACTCTACTTGACATGATTTTTGTTTCTTGATACACTTAAATCATTATAATACTCTAAAGGGGAGTAGCTTGCTAGGCTAGTGTCAACACCCGATACCTTGGTATCTGGCACTACCGTTGGACAACCAATAAGCGAGACCTTTGGTATGGTTATTTCATACCATCGGTCTCTTTTTTTGCGATGAGAAGTTTTCTAAATAAATTGCTGGCTTTTAAGAAGGAAGGTGACCTATCGTGGGAAATCTAACTGAATTATTGCAAAGTTGGGGCGTGCTTGGACTCATTGTGGCTGCCTTTACAGAGTCCTTTTGTTCACCGATATTACCAGATTTACTTTTAATTCCTTTAGCGCTGGCGACTCCTAGTAAAGCGATTTATTATGGGTTATTAACAACGGTTGTTTCAGTGCTGGGGGGGATTATCGGCTATTACCTTGGTTGTAAAATTGGGTTGCCTGCTGCACAAAAGCTAATACCAGCAAAATATACAGAGAAAATCTGCAATTATGCAAAAGATAATGCAGTGTGGGCAGTGTTTCTGGCTGCTATGTCACCGATTCCCTATAAATTTGTGAGCATAACAGCTGGGGCATTAGGCGTACGCATGGAGGTCTTTTTAATCGCTTCACTTTTTGGGCGGGCTAAACGCTTCTTGTTAGAAGGACTTATTATTTATTACTTTGGCCCTCGTGCAATGAGTATTCTGAACAGTTTTTCCGATAATCTTATCGCTATTTCATTAGGAATCGTCGTTTTGGCTGTTCTAATCATTTTTGCAGTTAGAAAGTATAAGAAAGATGATCCTGTAGTAGAGTGCAAGAACTAAAACTTTCCATAATATTGGACTATAATGAATAAACCGTGACCTAGTCACGGTTTATTCATTATAGTCCAAGTACAGAACAATCAAATGATATTATGACTGAATCGTATGACAATACTTTGCGGCCATCTGTTGGAATAAATTCAAATGTTCTTCTTCATCTAATATAATTCTATCGAGTAACTGCCTAATGTAGGGGTCTTCAATGAGTCTTAAATGATAACGGTATTGGCTGATGGCCGAACGCTCGGCGGCAATATCTGCTGAGATACGATCGCAAATGCCACAGCCATAATAGGCATAGGAAGCTTTCCAATAGCTTGCAATATTGTCAGTCAACGTCCTGAATTTTGGGTCAACCCCCAGCAAAGAGATGGTTTGGCCCAAGAGCTGTAAATGGTGCATTTCTTCTATGGCAACAGCTTTTTCAAGTTTGTGTAAATCTTCGTATTCATTCAGAATAAAACTATGATAAATGAATTGCGTAATCGCAGTCAATTCA
Encoded here:
- a CDS encoding bacterioferritin: MFEQNTRSTYTPSLSLPYPKPRVVRPNQFYAILLLEDYAGAISELTAITQFIYHSFILNEYEDLHKLEKAVAIEEMHHLQLLGQTISLLGVDPKFRTLTDNIASYWKASYAYYGCGICDRISADIAAERSAISQYRYHLRLIEDPYIRQLLDRIILDEEEHLNLFQQMAAKYCHTIQS